One window of the Quadrisphaera setariae genome contains the following:
- a CDS encoding class III extradiol dioxygenase subunit beta, whose protein sequence is MAEVIWGLATSHVPSIGAAMDRGKTEDESWKDLFDGYAPARAWLAEHRPDVAVVIYNDHANGVDLDVVPTFAIGTSDHYDVADEGFGKRPVPDVVGHPELSLHLLESLVDDGFDMTVFQELDVDHGLTVPLSVWTPDPGEAWPCPVVPLLVNVIQYPQPTAARCYALGQALGRAIASFPQDLTVGVLGTGGMSHQLAGARAGFINPEFDAMFMEAVETDPQRLTQLSRQDYVREAGSEGIEMIMWLVMRGAMAAEVTKVHSHYFVPASNTAAAVALFDNRAPAPA, encoded by the coding sequence GTGGCTGAGGTCATCTGGGGTCTGGCGACCTCGCACGTTCCGTCGATCGGTGCGGCGATGGACCGCGGCAAGACCGAGGACGAGAGCTGGAAGGACCTCTTCGACGGGTACGCGCCGGCGCGCGCGTGGCTGGCGGAGCACCGGCCCGACGTCGCCGTCGTCATCTACAACGACCACGCGAACGGCGTCGACCTCGACGTCGTCCCGACGTTCGCGATCGGCACCTCCGACCACTACGACGTGGCCGACGAGGGGTTCGGCAAGCGGCCCGTGCCCGACGTCGTCGGGCACCCCGAGCTGTCGCTGCACCTGCTGGAGAGCCTGGTCGACGACGGCTTCGACATGACGGTGTTCCAGGAGCTCGACGTCGACCACGGCCTGACCGTGCCGCTGTCGGTGTGGACGCCTGACCCGGGCGAGGCGTGGCCGTGCCCGGTGGTGCCGCTCCTGGTGAACGTCATCCAGTACCCGCAGCCGACGGCCGCTCGCTGCTACGCGCTGGGGCAGGCGCTGGGCCGGGCGATCGCGAGCTTCCCGCAGGACCTCACGGTGGGCGTGCTCGGGACGGGCGGCATGTCCCACCAGCTGGCGGGTGCTCGCGCGGGGTTCATCAACCCCGAGTTCGACGCGATGTTCATGGAGGCCGTCGAGACCGACCCGCAGCGCCTGACGCAGCTGTCACGGCAGGACTACGTCCGCGAGGCCGGCTCCGAGGGCATCGAGATGATCATGTGGCTGGTCATGCGCGGGGCGATGGCCGCGGAGGTCACCAAGGTGCACTCGCACTACTTCGTGCCGGCGTCCAACACCGCTGCCGCCGTGGCGCTGTTCGACAACCGCGCTCCTGCACCGGCCTGA
- a CDS encoding protocatechuate 3,4-dioxygenase, with protein MNKMFMSLRTAEARERFTADEAGYCASFGLSPEQQQAVLDRDWQAMIDLGGSIFYVYKLAMMDGRSMQYLGGVFTGTSEEEFLAALRAGGRRG; from the coding sequence ATGAACAAGATGTTCATGAGCCTGCGCACCGCCGAGGCGCGCGAGCGCTTCACCGCGGACGAGGCCGGCTACTGCGCCTCGTTCGGGCTGTCGCCCGAGCAGCAGCAGGCGGTCCTCGACCGCGACTGGCAGGCCATGATCGACCTCGGCGGGAGCATCTTCTACGTGTACAAGCTGGCGATGATGGACGGCCGCTCGATGCAGTACCTGGGGGGCGTCTTCACCGGCACCTCCGAGGAGGAGTTCCTGGCGGCCCTGCGTGCGGGAGGACGACGTGGCTGA